A single Vespula vulgaris chromosome 3, iyVesVulg1.1, whole genome shotgun sequence DNA region contains:
- the LOC127062291 gene encoding protein YIPF6 isoform X2: protein MATMDETKLDMYDDATYNVDPQNVEGEMTVGPKQKSNLGEPEFNTLDEPIRDTILRDVRAVGKKFYHVLYPREKKSLLKEWDLWGPLVLCTFMAMILQGSSDTTDNSNDGGPEFAEVFVIVWIGSMVVTLNSKLLGGNISFFQSVCVLGYCLLPTAIALILCRIILMVEQSTFLFILRFIITMIGFIWATYASMAFLGDSQPVGRKPLAVYPIFLFYFVISCILYLTEF from the exons atggcGACGATGGATGAAACAAAACTAGAT atgTACGATGATGCAACATATAATGTGGACCCTCAAAATGTTGAAGGAGAGATGACAGTAGGACCCAAACAAAAATCAAATCTAGGTGAACCAGAATTTAATACATTAGACGAACCGATAAGGGATACAATT ctTAGAGATGTTAGAGCTGTAGGCAAGAAATTCTATCACGTTTTATATCCTAGGGAGAAGAAAAGTTTACTAaaagaat gGGACCTTTGGGGACCGTTAGTGTTATGTACATTTATGGCAAT GATATTACAAGGATCATCTGATACAACTGATAATTCTAATGATGGTGGACCTGAATTTGCAGAGGTATTTGTTATAGTATGGATTGGATCCATGGTTGTCACATTGAATTCTAAACTTTTAGGTGGTAACAT ATCATTTTTTCAAAGTGTTTGTGTCTTAGGATATTGTTTATTGCCAACTGCCATTGCATTAATCCTATGCAGAATTATATTAATGGTAGAACAAAGTACTTTCTTATTCATACtcagatttattattactatgatTGGGTTTATATGGGCTACATATG cATCTATGGCATTCCTTGGAGATAGTCAGCCTGTTGGGAGGAAACCTTTAGCTGTTTatcctatttttctattttactttgtTATTTCATG TATATTATACCTGACTGAGTTTTAG
- the LOC127062282 gene encoding tetratricopeptide repeat protein 8, whose protein sequence is MDLFIALSLFNRQKYEACVTKCTELLKKNPLDQAIWVLKMRALTLQVYVDDIESEEEGIAEGLLDNYTMTTMPRPGTSLKNPGTARSEHGIRPKTQSGRPVTGVVRPATQSAISQTMEQALRMPRTAATARPITAISGRNVRLGTASMLTEPGGPFIQLSRLNIAKYANQPSIAKPLFEYIYYHEHDARYALDLAVQATQACQYKDWWWKVQLGKCYYTLGLVRDAEQQFRSALRDCKAIETIIRLIRVYIRLDQPLAALDTCKSGLEYFPNDVTILVEMGRIFEGLNNMSMSMKYYKLIAQEDASHTEAIASIGMHHFYNDQPELALRFYRRLLQMGVYNPELFNNLGLCCFYAQQYDHTISCFERALSLANDENKADIWYNISHIAISLGDLEMAEECLKLAITIDNRHALAYNNLGVIQMRNGNVTTARTYFHAAATIANYIHEPHFNSAYLAYKLGDFQTSYIAIQKSLNVYPGHCDSINLLKKLEQYFCYI, encoded by the exons ATGGATTTATTCATTGCTTTAAGTTTATTTAATCGACAAAAATATGAAGCTTGTGTAACTAAATGTAcagaattattgaaaaaaaatccatTAGATCAG GCAATATGGGTTTTAAAAATGCGTGCTTTAACATTACAAGTTTATGTCGATGACATAGAaagtgaagaagaaggaattgCAGAAGgtttattagataattatacaATGACTACAATGCCTAGACCAGGTACATCTTTAAAAAATCCTGGAACTGCTCGAAGTGAACATGGAATTCGTCCTAAAACTCAGTCAG gtaGACCTGTTACTGGAGTTGTAAGACCTGCTACACAATCAGCAATATCACAAACAATGGAGCAAGCATTGAGAATGCCAAGAACAGCAGCTACAGCGAGACCTATTACTGCTATTTCTGGACGAAATGTCAG ACTTGGAACTGCGTCTATGTTAACAGAACCTGGTGGCCCTTTTATACAATTATCACGTTTAAATATAGCCAAATATGCAAATCAACCTAGCATTGCAAAACCTTTGTTTGAGTACATTTATTACCATGAGCATGATGCCAGATAT GCTCTTGACTTAGCAGTACAAGCAACACAAGCTTGTCAATATAAGGATTGGTGGTGGAAGGTACAATTaggaaaatgttattatactTTAGGTTTAGTGAGAGATGCAGAACAACAATTTAGATCAGCCTTACGTGATTGTAAAGCTATTGAAACAATTATAAGATTGATTAGAGTATATATTAGATTGGACCAACCATTGGCTGCTTTAGATACATGTAAAAGTGGTCTAGAATATTTTCCAAAtgat GTTACTATACTTGTTGAAATGGGACGAATTTTTGAAGGCTTAAATAACATGTCAATgtcgatgaaatattataaattgattGCTCAAGAAGATGCTTCTCATACAGAAGCAATCGCAAGTATTGGAAtgcatcatttttataatgatcaACCAGAACTTGCTTTACGCTTTTATAG aagATTACTACAAATGGGTGTTTATAATcctgaattatttaataatcttgGATTGTGTTGTTTTTATGCACAACAATATGATCATACAATATCATGCTTTGAAAGGGCATTGAGCCTTGCcaatgatgaaaataaagCTGATATTTGGTACAATATTTCTCATATTGCAATT AGCTTAGGTGATTTAGAGATGGCGGAAGAATGTTTAAAACTTGCTATTACAATTGACAATAGACATGCATTGGCATATAATAATCTTGGTGTAATACAAATGAGAAATGGTAATGTTACAACAGCAAGAACATATTTTCATGCAGCAGCCACTATTGCAAATTACATACATGAGCCACATTTTAACAGTGCATATTTAGCATATAAG TTAGGAGATTTTCAAACAAGCTATATTGCAAtacaaaaatcattaaatGTATATCCAGGACACTGTGATAGTATTAATCTTCTTAAAAAATTGgaacaatatttttgttatatttaa
- the LOC127062291 gene encoding protein YIPF6 isoform X1 — protein sequence MATMDETKLDMYDDATYNVDPQNVEGEMTVGPKQKSNLGEPEFNTLDEPIRDTILRDVRAVGKKFYHVLYPREKKSLLKEWDLWGPLVLCTFMAMILQGSSDTTDNSNDGGPEFAEVFVIVWIGSMVVTLNSKLLGGNISFFQSVCVLGYCLLPTAIALILCRIILMVEQSTFLFILRFIITMIGFIWATYASMAFLGDSQPVGRKPLAVYPIFLFYFVISWLVISHTT from the exons atggcGACGATGGATGAAACAAAACTAGAT atgTACGATGATGCAACATATAATGTGGACCCTCAAAATGTTGAAGGAGAGATGACAGTAGGACCCAAACAAAAATCAAATCTAGGTGAACCAGAATTTAATACATTAGACGAACCGATAAGGGATACAATT ctTAGAGATGTTAGAGCTGTAGGCAAGAAATTCTATCACGTTTTATATCCTAGGGAGAAGAAAAGTTTACTAaaagaat gGGACCTTTGGGGACCGTTAGTGTTATGTACATTTATGGCAAT GATATTACAAGGATCATCTGATACAACTGATAATTCTAATGATGGTGGACCTGAATTTGCAGAGGTATTTGTTATAGTATGGATTGGATCCATGGTTGTCACATTGAATTCTAAACTTTTAGGTGGTAACAT ATCATTTTTTCAAAGTGTTTGTGTCTTAGGATATTGTTTATTGCCAACTGCCATTGCATTAATCCTATGCAGAATTATATTAATGGTAGAACAAAGTACTTTCTTATTCATACtcagatttattattactatgatTGGGTTTATATGGGCTACATATG cATCTATGGCATTCCTTGGAGATAGTCAGCCTGTTGGGAGGAAACCTTTAGCTGTTTatcctatttttctattttactttgtTATTTCATGGTTAGTAATATCACATACGacataa